One genomic region from Mangifera indica cultivar Alphonso chromosome 17, CATAS_Mindica_2.1, whole genome shotgun sequence encodes:
- the LOC123200256 gene encoding transcription repressor OFP14-like gives MPKHIPKSLIKCLSKLKKYPSKIQLLVLSSNSFSTSKNLILSNCKQPRDLSFAVDRNKNDGVNTNNNNNNNVSGATLSDIDQFLYENFRSLYINDEEDDKKKDEDCDGDKIPKGLSLDSPRLIEPPVNLYGSHPFYEEAHDSFTTNSEDIVTSTSTSSSPINCSPNHDSSTVSTDSNYVKLPGDSIAMLRHSPSPYGDFRRSMQEVVEVQGQQQATIDWDFLEKLLFCYLRLNEKKSYKFILRAFVDLVVGLRQN, from the coding sequence atgcctaaaCACATTCCAAAATCCCTTATAAAATGTCTCTCCAAGCTCAAGAAATACCCATCAAAGATTCAATTACTAGTACTATCCTCTAATTCATTCTCAACCTCCAAAAATTTGATCCTCTCAAACTGCAAACAACCCAGAGACTTATCATTTGCAGTTGATCGTAATAAAAACGATGGCGTCAAcaccaacaacaacaacaataataacgTTAGCGGTGCAACACTCTCAGATATTGATCAATttctttatgaaaattttagatcTCTTTATATTAATGACGAAGAAGATGATAAAAAGAAAGACGAAGATTGTGACGGAGATAAAATTCCAAAAGGGCTATCATTGGATTCACCAAGGTTGATTGAACCGCCAGTGAACCTTTATGGGTCTCACCCATTTTATGAAGAAGCTCATGACAGTTTCACCACCAACTCTGAGGACATCGTCACTTCAACTTCAACCTCATCTTCACCTATAAATTGTTCCCCAAATCATGATTCTTCTACAGTTTCTACTGATTCCAATTATGTGAAACTTCCCGGTGACTCCATTGCAATGTTGAGACATTCTCCAAGTCCTTATGGTGATTTTCGACGTTCCATGCAGGAAGTGGTGGAGGTACAAGGGCAACAACAAGCCACTATTGATTGGGATTTCTTGGAAAAGCTTTTGTTTTGTTACTTGAGGCTGAATGAgaaaaaatcatacaaatttatTCTAAGGGCTTTTGTGGATTTGGTCGTGGGTCTCCGTCAAAATTAG